The Magnolia sinica isolate HGM2019 chromosome 9, MsV1, whole genome shotgun sequence genome contains a region encoding:
- the LOC131256922 gene encoding uncharacterized protein LOC131256922: MAETSLCSATIITDISGLKEALLNQQKVIQNLYFELEEEREASASAASEVLSMILRVQGERAAEKMEAHQYKRMTEEKIQHAEESLALFEELVYRKEMEIASLEFQVQAYKHKFLSMGFSDLDFRETEFPENPFLCKNDVDFDKTKTSGATRRATSLPIIPSKGSYSRKQYVERGSSSQRTNEGNDHEFEVQCETAGPTNCLIRKADHADYNGTHEEMQNVSEESVTEDYNSCRKQIEQVKELSHTKSADEGIESEWVLANKELQSTIAAYSTSLMAGSHSCLWHSAASSDQLYDSTSGVKEIKLNSTAEFSCSSSQAEDSENVPDFNVHTSACLKTETVENTYNSANVHDIFEVPQNQAAQYPTSEGENRIEKPDSTPLETIKYDFFKDEAQWVKKALISTHEENVKKALIYAHQDEKLSTQWNGATTDCHWPLTIDPETCNSPSQAEVEQLNKRLQLLEDERQLMKQEASDRRKEEMKLLGEICEQIKGIESHLKSQKAKKHPKQDDSSLAFFMEAMLSFSI; this comes from the exons ATGGCTGAAACTAGTCTATGTTCAGCTACAATAATAACTGACATTTCTGGTTTAAAAGAAGCCCTCCTTAACCAACAGAAAGTCATTCAAAATCTCTACTTTGAGCTAGAAGAGGAAAGAGAAGCCTCGGCATCAGCAGCAAGTGAAGTGTTATCCATGATTTTACGTGTACAGGGAGAGAGGGCTGCTGAGAAGATGGAAGCCCATCAATACAAGAGAATGACAGAGGAGAAAATACAACATGCTGAGGAATCTTTGGCATTATTCGAAGAACTCGTGTACCGGAAAGAAATGGAGATTGCTTCACTCGAGTTCCAAGTTCAAGCTTATAAGCACAAATTCTTGAGCATGGGTTTTTCCGATCTTGACTTCAGAGAAACAGAATTTCCTGAAAATCCATTTTTGTGCAAAAATGATGTTGATTTTGACAAAACGAAGACTAGTGGAGCAACGAGAAGGGCCACCTCTCTGCCCATCATACCATCCAAAGGCTCGTACTCGAGGAAGCAGTATGTTGAAAGAGGATCATCAAGCCAAAGAACCAATgaagggaatgatcatgaatttgaAGTTCAGTGTGAAACTGCTGGGCCCACCAACTGTCTGATTAGAAAAGCCGATCATGCAGATTATAATGGTACACACGAAGAGATGCAGAATGTCTCTGAGGAATCTGTGACCGAAGATTACAATTCTTGCCGGAAACAGATTGAGCAGGTGAAAGAGTTATCTCATACTAAATCTGCTGACGAAGGAATCGAATCCGAATGGGTTTTGGCAAATAAGGAGCTTCAGTCGACGATTGCTGCATATTCCACGAGTTTGATGGCTGGATCCCATTCCTGTTTGTGGCATTCAGCAGCAAGCAGTGACCAACTGTATGATTCCACAAGTGGAGTAAAGGAGATTAAGTTGAATTCCACAGCTGAATTCTCATGCTCAAGTTCACAAGCTGAAGATTCGGAGAATGTACCAGACTTCAATGTACATACAAGTGCTTGTCTGAAAACTGAAACAGTTGAAAATACATACAATTCGGCAAATGttcatgatatatttgaagtcCCACAAAATCAAGCGGCACAATATCCAACCTCGGAAGGTGAGAACAGGATCGAGAAACCAGATTCCACGCCACTTGAAACAATCAAATACGATTTCTTTAAAGACGAAGCCCAATGGGTGAAGAAGGCATTGATTTCCACCCATGAAGAGAATGTAAAGAAGGCATTGATATACGCCCACCAAGATGAGAAACTTTCTACACAATGGAACGGAGCCACAACCGATTGTCATTGGCCTCTTACTATAGATCCAGAAACTTGCAACAGCCCATCTCAAGCTGAGGTCGAACAGCTCAATAAACGATTGCAGCTGCTTGAGGATGAAAGACAGTTAATGAAGCAAGAAGCTTCAGACAGGAGGAAGGAGGAAATGAAATTGTTGGGGGAGATATGTGAACAAATCAAAGGGATAGAGTCCCATTTAAAAAGCCAGAAAGCCAAAAAGCACCCTAAGCAGGATGATTCCTCACTGGCATTTTTCATGGAG GCAATGCTGTCCTTTTCGATATAG